From the genome of Solidesulfovibrio carbinolicus, one region includes:
- a CDS encoding CgeB family protein produces MNNPDAPPESPVPGRAEAVTDADGRLIDVRLRHQDKSWTLCGRSGEAASLARAEAALSTGALPVFFGAGLGVEIAHCRQAGRPVAVVDRDPDVAGLAGTAARFANDPEVAWIDAADPVRAAEAVRAFAQSRGLTALHFSPHPVQRRLHAAYVAALAQALAGPPAATRFGAVLPRVLCLTSKLFLVGEAVAACARLGAPCRYVETGDSLDRDAFVALVRGAVAEFRPDFVFTVNHLGVDRQGVLLELLDSLDLPLASWFVDSPELILPLYRPAANRETVLFTWDADSLAPLTAAGFPHVHYLPLAADETRFCPRPPLAADHPWRARVSFVGNSMVRKTALRLAASAPPPKLARAFGALAESFGACRARTVAAHLAEAWPGLVAAFAGLPPERRLAFETAVIWEATRRYRNSCVEKLLPWRPLLVGDPGWRETFPDEGQAWRYQAELAYYDQLPDFYPLSEINFNATSQQMKGAVNQRVFDVPACRAFLLTDARRQLDALFEPGKEVAVYAHPAEIPELVARYLADAPARQRIAAAGHRRLLADHTYPTRVKQLFSVMRDTFGPRDRP; encoded by the coding sequence GTGAATAACCCGGACGCGCCGCCGGAATCCCCCGTCCCTGGCCGCGCCGAGGCGGTGACCGACGCCGACGGCCGGCTGATCGACGTCCGGCTGCGCCACCAGGACAAGAGCTGGACGCTGTGCGGCCGCTCGGGCGAGGCCGCTTCCCTGGCCCGGGCCGAAGCCGCCCTGTCCACGGGCGCGTTGCCGGTTTTTTTCGGGGCCGGCCTGGGGGTTGAAATCGCCCATTGCCGACAGGCCGGCCGGCCGGTCGCCGTGGTGGACCGCGACCCCGACGTGGCCGGGCTGGCCGGCACGGCGGCGCGTTTTGCCAACGACCCGGAGGTGGCCTGGATCGACGCGGCCGACCCGGTCCGGGCGGCCGAGGCCGTGCGGGCCTTTGCCCAGTCCCGGGGACTGACGGCCCTTCATTTCTCGCCCCATCCCGTCCAGCGCCGGCTCCATGCCGCCTACGTCGCCGCCTTGGCCCAGGCCCTGGCCGGGCCGCCGGCTGCGACGCGCTTTGGCGCCGTGTTGCCCCGTGTCTTGTGCCTGACGAGCAAGCTGTTTCTGGTCGGCGAGGCCGTGGCCGCCTGCGCCCGCCTGGGCGCGCCGTGCCGCTATGTCGAAACCGGCGACAGCCTCGACCGCGACGCCTTCGTGGCCCTGGTGCGTGGGGCCGTGGCGGAATTCCGGCCCGATTTCGTCTTTACCGTCAACCACCTGGGCGTGGACCGGCAGGGCGTGCTGCTGGAGCTGCTGGACTCCCTGGACCTGCCCTTGGCCTCGTGGTTCGTGGACAGCCCGGAGCTTATCCTGCCGCTCTACCGGCCGGCGGCCAACCGGGAGACGGTGCTTTTCACCTGGGACGCCGACAGCCTGGCGCCGTTGACGGCCGCCGGCTTTCCCCATGTCCACTACCTGCCCCTGGCCGCCGACGAGACGCGCTTTTGCCCGCGCCCGCCGCTGGCCGCCGACCATCCCTGGCGGGCCAGGGTATCCTTTGTCGGCAATTCCATGGTGCGAAAGACCGCCCTGCGCCTGGCCGCCAGCGCGCCGCCGCCAAAACTGGCCCGGGCTTTTGGGGCGCTGGCCGAATCGTTTGGCGCTTGCCGGGCGCGCACCGTGGCCGCCCATCTGGCCGAGGCCTGGCCGGGGCTGGTCGCGGCCTTTGCCGGACTGCCGCCAGAACGCCGCCTGGCCTTCGAGACCGCCGTCATCTGGGAGGCGACCCGGCGCTACCGCAACAGCTGTGTGGAAAAGCTCCTGCCCTGGCGGCCGCTTCTCGTCGGCGACCCGGGCTGGCGCGAGACTTTTCCGGACGAAGGCCAGGCTTGGCGTTACCAAGCTGAGCTGGCCTACTACGACCAATTGCCCGACTTCTATCCGCTCTCCGAAATCAATTTCAACGCCACCAGCCAGCAGATGAAGGGCGCGGTCAACCAGCGGGTGTTCGACGTGCCGGCCTGCCGGGCCTTTCTTTTGACCGACGCCCGCCGCCAGCTCGACGCCCTGTTCGAGCCGGGAAAGGAAGTGGCGGTCTATGCCCATCCGGCCGAGATTCCCGAACTGGTGGCCCGCTATCTGGCCGACGCGCCGGCCAGGCAGCGCATCGCCGCCGCCGGGCATCGGCGTCTGCTGGCCGACCACACCTATCCCACGCGCGTAAAACAGCTTTTTAGCGTCATGCGCGACACCTTCGGCCCCAGGGACCGGCCATGA
- a CDS encoding STAS domain-containing protein, with amino-acid sequence MENLTIKRLGGALLLKYAGEITLEMTADLKRRLEAELGEGEGQVRAVVIDLSAVPFMDSSGIGFLVSCNTRMKSTGKAFYLYQLSPAVEKTLGLVQLLSFFSVLPDETALTGVCE; translated from the coding sequence GTGGAAAACCTGACGATCAAACGTCTTGGCGGGGCGCTGCTGCTCAAGTACGCCGGGGAAATCACCCTGGAGATGACGGCCGACCTTAAGCGTCGCCTGGAAGCCGAACTCGGCGAGGGCGAAGGGCAAGTGCGCGCCGTGGTCATCGACCTGTCGGCGGTGCCCTTCATGGATTCCTCGGGCATCGGCTTTTTGGTCTCGTGCAACACACGCATGAAAAGCACGGGCAAGGCCTTTTATCTCTACCAACTGAGTCCGGCCGTGGAAAAAACCCTGGGCCTCGTGCAGTTGCTCAGCTTTTTCAGCGTACTGCCCGACGAAACGGCCCTGACCGGGGTGTGTGAATAA
- a CDS encoding ATP-binding protein, whose protein sequence is MERAVTRKVFRTESHPGDSRRLAKDVVDYLAAFLVDGDVLHDLDIILTEACANVCRHAYGGQPGPLEVRLAVSPGSWIELEIVDWGKGFGDDVRFENPGPDAEGGRGLYIMRMLANDCQVRRQNGENVVFIHKDIGAPRWKT, encoded by the coding sequence ATGGAGCGCGCGGTGACCCGCAAGGTGTTTCGAACCGAATCCCATCCCGGGGACAGCCGCCGGCTGGCCAAGGACGTGGTCGATTATCTCGCCGCGTTTCTGGTCGATGGCGATGTGCTCCACGATCTGGACATCATCCTCACCGAAGCCTGCGCCAACGTCTGCCGCCATGCTTACGGCGGCCAGCCCGGGCCGCTGGAAGTACGGCTGGCGGTGAGTCCCGGCTCGTGGATCGAGCTGGAGATCGTGGACTGGGGCAAGGGCTTTGGCGACGACGTGCGCTTCGAGAATCCCGGCCCCGACGCCGAGGGCGGACGGGGGCTGTACATCATGCGCATGTTGGCAAACGACTGCCAGGTGCGCCGGCAAAACGGCGAAAACGTGGTCTTCATTCACAAGGACATAGGTGCGCCGCGGTGGAAAACCTGA
- the dtd gene encoding D-aminoacyl-tRNA deacylase, producing the protein MRLVVQRVRQASVAVGGETVSSIAAGLLVLVGFGAADGPDFAAGKACRGLLEKLLDLRIFPDEAGKLNLSLRETGGGLLLVSQFTLYASCRKGRRPSFSEAAPPQVALGLYDAFVEMARQALPGRVGGGVFGADMDVSLVNWGPVTILLDSADFAAGT; encoded by the coding sequence GTGCGACTGGTCGTGCAACGGGTGCGCCAGGCTTCGGTGGCGGTCGGCGGGGAGACGGTTTCGTCGATTGCGGCGGGGCTGCTGGTTCTGGTCGGCTTTGGCGCGGCCGACGGGCCGGATTTCGCCGCCGGCAAGGCGTGTCGCGGTCTGCTGGAAAAGCTTTTGGATCTGCGCATCTTTCCCGACGAGGCGGGCAAGCTCAACCTGAGCCTGCGCGAGACCGGAGGGGGCTTGCTTCTGGTGTCGCAGTTTACGCTTTACGCCTCCTGCCGCAAGGGACGGCGGCCGTCGTTTTCCGAGGCTGCGCCGCCCCAGGTTGCCCTGGGGCTTTACGACGCCTTTGTGGAGATGGCCCGGCAGGCCCTGCCGGGGCGGGTCGGCGGCGGCGTTTTCGGCGCGGACATGGACGTTTCCCTGGTCAACTGGGGGCCGGTGACCATCCTGCTCGACAGCGCGGACTTCGCGGCGGGCACTTGA
- a CDS encoding 6-pyruvoyl trahydropterin synthase family protein, whose translation MQQRKGKWRLTVSEGFCASHCLRGYEGPCENLHGHNFGVEAVVEGERLDPKVEYLVDFKVLRGRLREILAGLDHRHLNDLPAFSLENPSSENLARFVYRQLEAALAGQPVRLVCVSVSEKDSSKATYMEE comes from the coding sequence ATGCAACAGCGTAAGGGCAAATGGCGATTGACGGTGAGCGAGGGGTTTTGCGCCTCGCATTGTTTGCGCGGCTACGAAGGCCCGTGCGAGAACCTGCACGGCCACAATTTCGGCGTCGAGGCCGTGGTCGAGGGCGAGCGCCTGGACCCCAAGGTCGAGTATCTGGTCGATTTCAAGGTGCTGCGCGGCCGGCTGCGCGAGATCCTGGCCGGCCTGGACCATCGGCACTTAAACGACCTGCCGGCCTTTTCGCTGGAAAATCCCTCGTCGGAGAATTTGGCGCGCTTTGTCTACCGCCAGCTGGAGGCGGCCCTGGCCGGCCAGCCCGTGCGGCTGGTTTGCGTGTCGGTCTCGGAGAAGGACTCCAGCAAAGCCACCTATATGGAAGAATAG
- the dnaE gene encoding DNA polymerase III subunit alpha — translation MPDFVHLHCHTEYSLLDGAIRIGDLVKTAKSFNSPAAAITDHGNLHGALIFYDAAKKAELKPIIGCEVYVSPTSRRDRDPRTPRYHLVLLAQNMTGYKNLLKLATLGHTEGMYYKPRVDKELLGQYGEGLIALSACIKGEINQKLLKEGKDQARAMAKEYARLFPDRFYLEIQANTIPEQAVINDFLIELSDDMGLPLVATNDCHYLRADDAEAHDVLLCIQTAACVDDVKRMRFTTQDLYYRSPDEMAAAFAHVPQAIANSCEIAERIDLQLKFGDYHFPVYKSPPGKSLDEVMADLARKGLTERLTKMPDVDPKRYWDRLELELDVIKQMGFPGYFLIVQDFINWAKNHGIPVGPGRGSAAGSLVAYALRITNLDPLPYDLLFERFLNIERVSMPDIDVDFCERRRHEVIRYVTEHYGEEAVAQITTFGTMKAKAVVRDVGRALGMSFGETDRIAKLIPEDLKMTIDKALAQEPELKTLMAQDARVAKLIDVSRRLEGLARHASTHAAGVVVSDTAMTEYVPLYKGKNNETVTQWDMKRVEKAGLVKFDFLGLKTMTVIDDTLQIIREMGEEPPDLDTLPFTDEATYELFAKGDTDGIFQVESQGMRKYLRMLKPNCFEDIIAMLALYRPGPLGSGMVELFIRRKHGEDPVEYPHPLLEETLKPTYGVIVYQEQVMKIAQVLANFSLGAGDLLRRAMGKKNAEEMGKQRGFFVEGCAQNDIPEKKANEIFDLMEKFAEYGFNKSHSAAYALISYHTAYLKAHYPVAFMAALMTSDMENQDKLLQYIAACRDNDLTLLPPDVNAGYPHFSVKDNKILYGLAAVKNVGRDAVAEIVAAREEGGPYTSLLDFTSRVNMRKITKRVIEYLIKCGACDSFGCSRAGLVAGLDQAAAIGQKRAAEKNDGRLSLMTLMPEKPKPTVGLGLSCAEADLPEWHHEEMMAFEKEALGFYLTSHPLLAYERDLRAMRLTTIAQCDGMEPGVEVKLACICVSTKEIITKKGQKMAFCKLEDHLGGEAEAVVFSDVYAASREHLDADVPLYLTAKIGNVDQGEGEGKKIIKLQAVRLDPLTNIVSGSDEPIEIFVACKDEQPVGLKPLEEILKRYPGENSVHLIMNLPKAVCRLRLGHHFGVKRCPELRRELDAFEQGALSR, via the coding sequence ATGCCCGATTTCGTGCACCTGCACTGCCATACCGAGTACAGCCTCCTCGACGGAGCCATCCGTATCGGCGATCTGGTCAAGACCGCCAAGAGCTTCAATTCGCCGGCCGCCGCCATCACCGACCACGGCAACCTCCACGGCGCGCTCATCTTCTACGACGCGGCCAAAAAGGCCGAATTAAAGCCCATCATCGGCTGCGAGGTCTACGTCTCGCCGACCTCGCGCCGCGACCGCGATCCGCGCACGCCGCGCTACCATCTGGTGCTTCTGGCCCAGAACATGACGGGCTACAAAAACCTGCTCAAGCTGGCGACGCTCGGGCACACCGAGGGCATGTACTACAAGCCCCGCGTGGACAAGGAACTGCTTGGCCAATACGGCGAAGGGCTTATCGCGCTATCGGCCTGCATCAAGGGCGAGATCAACCAGAAGCTGCTCAAGGAAGGCAAGGACCAGGCCCGGGCCATGGCGAAGGAATACGCCAGGCTCTTCCCGGACCGCTTCTATCTGGAAATCCAGGCCAACACGATTCCCGAACAGGCCGTCATCAACGACTTTTTGATCGAGTTGTCCGACGACATGGGCCTGCCGCTGGTGGCCACCAACGACTGCCACTATCTGCGCGCCGACGACGCCGAAGCCCACGACGTGCTGTTGTGCATCCAGACCGCCGCCTGCGTGGACGACGTCAAGCGGATGCGCTTCACCACCCAGGATCTCTATTACCGCTCCCCGGACGAGATGGCCGCCGCCTTTGCCCACGTGCCCCAGGCCATCGCCAATTCCTGCGAGATCGCCGAGCGCATCGATCTCCAGCTCAAATTCGGGGATTACCATTTTCCGGTCTACAAATCCCCGCCCGGCAAGTCCCTGGACGAGGTCATGGCCGATCTGGCCCGCAAGGGCCTGACCGAACGGCTGACCAAGATGCCGGACGTCGATCCCAAGCGTTACTGGGACCGGCTGGAACTGGAACTCGACGTCATCAAGCAGATGGGCTTCCCGGGCTATTTTCTCATCGTCCAGGACTTCATCAACTGGGCCAAAAACCACGGCATCCCGGTTGGCCCGGGGCGCGGTTCGGCGGCCGGGTCGCTCGTTGCCTACGCGCTTCGCATCACCAACCTCGATCCTTTGCCCTACGATCTGCTCTTCGAGCGGTTTCTCAATATCGAGCGCGTGAGCATGCCCGATATCGACGTGGATTTCTGCGAACGCCGCCGCCACGAGGTCATCCGCTACGTCACCGAGCATTACGGCGAAGAGGCCGTGGCCCAGATCACCACCTTCGGCACCATGAAGGCCAAGGCCGTGGTGCGCGACGTGGGCCGGGCGCTTGGCATGAGCTTTGGCGAGACCGACCGCATCGCCAAGCTCATCCCCGAAGACCTCAAAATGACCATCGACAAGGCCCTGGCCCAGGAGCCGGAGCTGAAAACCCTCATGGCCCAGGACGCGCGGGTGGCCAAGCTCATCGACGTCTCGCGCCGTCTGGAGGGCCTGGCCCGCCACGCCTCCACCCACGCCGCCGGCGTGGTCGTGTCCGACACGGCCATGACCGAGTACGTGCCGCTGTACAAGGGCAAAAACAACGAAACCGTGACCCAGTGGGACATGAAGCGCGTGGAGAAGGCCGGACTGGTGAAGTTCGACTTCCTGGGCCTCAAAACCATGACGGTCATCGACGACACGTTGCAGATCATCCGCGAGATGGGGGAAGAGCCGCCCGACCTCGACACCTTGCCCTTTACCGACGAAGCCACCTACGAGCTTTTCGCCAAGGGCGACACCGACGGCATCTTCCAGGTGGAAAGCCAGGGCATGCGCAAGTATCTGCGGATGCTTAAGCCCAACTGCTTTGAAGACATCATCGCCATGCTGGCGCTGTACCGCCCCGGGCCGCTGGGGTCGGGCATGGTCGAGCTGTTCATCCGCCGCAAGCACGGCGAAGACCCGGTCGAGTACCCGCATCCGCTCCTGGAAGAGACGCTGAAACCCACCTACGGCGTCATCGTCTACCAGGAACAGGTCATGAAAATCGCCCAGGTGCTGGCCAACTTTTCGCTTGGCGCGGGCGATTTGCTGCGTCGGGCCATGGGCAAGAAAAACGCCGAGGAGATGGGCAAGCAGCGCGGCTTTTTCGTCGAGGGCTGCGCCCAAAACGACATCCCCGAAAAGAAAGCCAACGAAATCTTCGACTTGATGGAGAAGTTCGCGGAGTACGGCTTCAACAAGTCCCACAGCGCCGCCTACGCGCTTATTTCGTATCATACCGCGTATTTGAAGGCCCACTATCCGGTCGCCTTCATGGCCGCGCTCATGACCTCGGACATGGAAAACCAGGACAAGCTGCTGCAGTACATCGCCGCCTGCCGCGACAACGACCTGACGCTCCTGCCGCCCGACGTCAACGCCGGCTATCCGCACTTTTCGGTCAAGGACAACAAGATTCTCTACGGCCTGGCCGCCGTGAAAAACGTCGGCCGCGACGCCGTGGCCGAGATCGTGGCCGCGCGCGAAGAGGGCGGGCCCTACACCTCGCTTCTGGATTTCACCTCGCGCGTCAACATGCGCAAGATCACCAAGCGGGTCATCGAATATCTCATCAAATGCGGGGCCTGCGACAGCTTCGGCTGCTCCCGGGCCGGGCTGGTGGCCGGCCTGGACCAGGCCGCCGCCATCGGCCAGAAGCGGGCTGCCGAGAAAAACGACGGCCGGCTCTCGCTTATGACGCTCATGCCCGAAAAGCCCAAGCCCACCGTGGGCCTGGGGCTTTCCTGCGCCGAGGCCGACCTGCCCGAGTGGCACCATGAAGAGATGATGGCCTTTGAGAAAGAGGCGCTCGGCTTCTATCTCACCAGCCATCCGCTTCTGGCCTACGAGCGCGACCTGCGGGCCATGCGCCTGACCACCATCGCCCAGTGCGACGGCATGGAGCCCGGCGTCGAGGTTAAGCTGGCCTGCATCTGCGTCTCCACCAAGGAAATCATCACCAAAAAGGGCCAGAAGATGGCCTTTTGCAAGCTCGAGGATCATCTGGGCGGCGAGGCCGAGGCCGTGGTTTTTTCCGATGTCTACGCCGCCAGCCGCGAACACCTCGACGCCGACGTGCCGCTGTATTTGACCGCCAAGATCGGCAACGTCGACCAGGGCGAAGGCGAAGGCAAAAAGATCATCAAGCTGCAAGCCGTGCGCCTTGATCCCCTGACCAACATCGTCAGCGGCAGCGACGAGCCCATCGAAATCTTCGTGGCCTGCAAGGACGAGCAGCCCGTGGGCTTAAAGCCCCTGGAAGAGATTCTCAAACGCTATCCCGGCGAGAATTCCGTCCATCTCATCATGAACCTGCCCAAGGCCGTGTGCCGGCTGCGCCTGGGCCACCATTTCGGCGTCAAACGCTGCCCCGAACTGCGCCGCGAACTCGACGCCTTCGAGCAGGGCGCACTTAGTCGCTAA
- a CDS encoding FAD-dependent oxidoreductase — MALFGNDKKKKAADKEPQAPAAPKRLIPEDSLPELRKFFDGMQEPVELLVFTDSRQNTPYNAFMESLCRELAEIADKITARFLGLDSPEAKLYEVDFSPTLLLAPDRCQIRYLGAPLGEEARTLVETIMRLSAGKSGLSQISRQLLQELEDKRHVQVFVNPSCPYCPGQVGNAFRAAVERPDLVTAWCVDASQHPKLAERHHVGSVPHTVINETFSTLGLLPEERFVVELVTLKPAEELMAEQRAAAGVQTPGGYPVKEVDVVIAGAGPAGLTAAVYAVRSGLSAVVLEKNVIGGQVAVTPVVENYPGFASVPGKRLMEMIAEQARGYADIHEGEGIDEVKVGKHVEVYTDKAVYVAKALILATGASWRKLGAPGEDRYFGFGVSYCSTCDGYLYREKKAVVVGGGNTALTDALHLKNLGVDVTLIHRRTEFRAEKHLQDALAASGIPTVLGANVVEILGDEAKVTGVRLLGADGKEQEIAADAVFVAIGLNPNTAIAQELGLNLDANGYIVADRAKRTSIPRIYAAGDVTGGSQQIVNAVGDGSTAALSAFEDIAHPYWKKTRPA; from the coding sequence ATGGCCCTTTTCGGCAACGACAAGAAAAAGAAAGCGGCGGACAAGGAGCCTCAGGCTCCGGCCGCTCCCAAGCGGCTGATCCCCGAGGACAGCCTGCCGGAACTGCGGAAGTTCTTTGACGGGATGCAGGAACCGGTGGAGCTTTTGGTCTTCACCGACTCCCGCCAGAACACGCCCTACAACGCCTTCATGGAATCCCTGTGCCGGGAGCTGGCCGAGATCGCCGACAAGATCACGGCCCGGTTTCTGGGCTTGGACAGCCCCGAGGCCAAGCTCTACGAGGTGGATTTTTCCCCGACGTTGCTTCTCGCCCCGGACCGCTGCCAGATACGCTACCTTGGCGCGCCCCTGGGCGAGGAGGCACGCACCCTGGTCGAGACCATCATGCGGCTGTCGGCCGGCAAAAGCGGTCTGTCCCAGATTTCCCGCCAGCTGTTGCAGGAGCTTGAGGACAAGCGCCACGTCCAGGTGTTCGTCAATCCCTCCTGCCCCTATTGTCCGGGCCAGGTCGGCAATGCCTTTCGGGCCGCCGTGGAGCGGCCGGACCTTGTGACGGCCTGGTGCGTGGATGCCTCCCAGCACCCGAAGCTCGCCGAGCGCCACCATGTCGGCAGCGTGCCGCATACGGTCATAAACGAGACGTTTTCCACCCTGGGGCTTTTGCCCGAGGAGCGGTTCGTGGTGGAGCTGGTGACGCTCAAGCCCGCCGAAGAGCTTATGGCCGAGCAGCGCGCCGCCGCCGGGGTCCAGACGCCCGGCGGCTATCCGGTCAAGGAGGTGGACGTGGTCATTGCCGGGGCCGGCCCGGCCGGGCTCACCGCCGCCGTCTACGCTGTGCGCAGTGGGCTTTCCGCCGTGGTGCTGGAGAAAAACGTCATCGGCGGCCAGGTGGCCGTGACGCCGGTGGTCGAGAACTATCCGGGATTCGCCAGCGTGCCGGGCAAGCGGCTCATGGAGATGATCGCCGAGCAGGCCCGCGGCTACGCCGACATCCACGAGGGCGAGGGCATCGACGAGGTCAAGGTCGGCAAGCACGTCGAGGTCTACACCGACAAGGCGGTCTATGTGGCCAAGGCCTTGATCCTGGCCACGGGCGCGTCCTGGCGCAAGCTCGGCGCGCCTGGGGAAGACCGCTACTTCGGCTTTGGCGTGAGCTACTGCTCCACCTGCGACGGTTACCTCTACCGCGAGAAAAAAGCCGTGGTGGTGGGCGGCGGCAACACGGCGCTCACCGACGCGTTGCATTTAAAAAACCTTGGCGTGGACGTGACCCTCATCCACCGCCGCACCGAGTTCCGGGCCGAGAAGCACTTGCAGGATGCCCTGGCCGCCTCGGGCATCCCCACCGTGCTGGGGGCCAATGTGGTGGAGATCCTGGGCGACGAGGCCAAGGTCACGGGCGTGCGGTTGCTCGGGGCCGATGGGAAGGAACAGGAGATCGCCGCCGACGCCGTGTTCGTGGCCATCGGGCTTAATCCCAACACCGCAATCGCCCAGGAGCTGGGGCTGAACTTGGACGCTAACGGGTATATCGTCGCCGACCGGGCCAAGCGCACCTCCATCCCGCGCATCTACGCTGCCGGCGACGTCACCGGCGGTTCCCAGCAGATCGTCAACGCCGTGGGCGACGGCTCCACGGCGGCCCTGTCGGCCTTCGAGGACATTGCCCATCCCTACTGGAAAAAGACCAGGCCGGCCTAG
- a CDS encoding glycosyltransferase family protein — translation MAAPGTFNILMYSHDTYGLGHLRRTMAIAEHLRHRGVNILILTGSPLAGRYETPEGVDFVRIPGMIKKTNEEYLPLSIKINARHALNIRRNIIVATAKAFQPHVFIVDKAPMGLRREVIPTLKWLKRRMPRTRTILGLRDIMDDAASTSREWREKGVYEVLDQYYSEIWVYGNREFYDPIAEYAIPEHISRKMVFTGYIPRRVPLPNAMNPIRREEKIAPEDKLVVVTTGGGGDGYPLMDAYLQMLEQGGGPRHRVIFVSGPFMPRPEREAVARRAAAVKARFYHFYRRMETLMGLADAIVTMGGYNTTCEILSQAKPSLVVPREVPRLEQRIRAEVLSRQGLIEFLPWDELSPDTIRAKLNRLLADPAPYKAAMARFPFTGLSVISDRINTFRQEACRADADIACPNGK, via the coding sequence ATGGCAGCGCCCGGCACTTTCAACATCCTGATGTATTCCCACGACACCTACGGTCTGGGACATCTGCGGCGCACCATGGCCATTGCCGAGCACCTGCGGCATCGGGGCGTTAATATCCTCATTCTCACCGGCTCGCCCCTGGCCGGACGCTACGAGACCCCAGAAGGCGTGGATTTCGTGCGCATCCCCGGCATGATCAAGAAGACCAATGAGGAATATCTGCCCCTTTCCATCAAGATCAACGCCCGCCACGCCCTAAACATCCGCCGCAACATCATCGTGGCCACGGCTAAGGCCTTCCAGCCCCACGTGTTCATCGTGGACAAGGCCCCCATGGGACTGCGGCGCGAGGTCATCCCCACGCTCAAGTGGCTCAAGCGCCGGATGCCGCGCACCCGCACCATCCTCGGGCTTCGCGACATCATGGACGACGCCGCCTCCACCAGCCGCGAATGGCGCGAAAAAGGCGTCTACGAAGTCCTCGACCAGTACTATTCGGAGATTTGGGTCTACGGAAACCGGGAATTCTACGATCCCATAGCCGAATACGCCATCCCCGAGCACATCAGCCGCAAGATGGTCTTTACCGGCTACATCCCGCGCCGGGTGCCGCTGCCAAACGCCATGAACCCCATCCGCCGGGAGGAAAAGATCGCCCCCGAAGACAAACTCGTGGTGGTGACCACCGGCGGCGGCGGCGACGGCTATCCCCTCATGGACGCCTATCTGCAGATGCTGGAGCAGGGCGGCGGACCGCGCCACCGGGTCATCTTCGTCTCCGGCCCGTTCATGCCCCGGCCCGAACGCGAGGCCGTGGCCCGGCGCGCCGCCGCCGTCAAGGCGCGGTTCTACCACTTCTACCGCCGCATGGAGACGCTCATGGGGCTGGCCGACGCCATCGTCACCATGGGCGGCTACAACACCACCTGCGAAATCCTGTCCCAGGCCAAGCCGTCCCTGGTCGTGCCCCGCGAAGTGCCCCGCCTGGAACAACGCATCCGGGCCGAGGTCTTAAGCCGCCAGGGGCTGATCGAATTTCTGCCCTGGGACGAACTCTCCCCGGACACCATCCGGGCCAAGCTCAACCGGCTCCTGGCCGATCCCGCCCCCTACAAGGCGGCCATGGCCCGCTTCCCCTTCACCGGCCTGTCCGTCATCTCCGATCGCATCAACACCTTCCGCCAGGAAGCCTGCCGCGCCGACGCCGACATCGCCTGCCCGAACGGGAAGTGA